A stretch of Saccharomyces cerevisiae S288C chromosome IV, complete sequence DNA encodes these proteins:
- a CDS encoding uncharacterized protein (hypothetical protein; green fluorescent protein (GFP)-fusion protein localizes to the cytoplasm and nucleus; YDL144C is not an essential gene; protein abundance increases in response to DNA replication stress) codes for MSRILVIGAGGVGVITALSLWLKKESDVSLVVRSDYDRVLKHGYTIESCDYGRLEGWRPHHIYSSVEDAASAADNQGYNYIVVTTKNIIDGPVNSRVSNIIRPVLEKNKELHGPQLTTHILLVQNGIDIEKEIWAEFPREQYRYTVLSGIQLIGSTKIGSGHISQVGQDHLSCGAFDPQDAAAIQAANDFVRMYSNEGQNFVEFDPRVRYSRWKKLLYNAAINTSTALVGLDVPRCLEFGVNKKSTEIEVFHPAMREIIAIAASEGIIIEEEFITMFTEITRKKVFKPSMCVDCEKGQLMELEVILGNPIRIAKRNGVATPTLSILYNLLVLVQAKLKERKGLLKFDEKTATLVDE; via the coding sequence ATGTCTAGAATACTAGTTATCGGGGCAGGTGGCGTTGGGGTCATTACTGCGCTTTCGTTGTGGCTTAAGAAGGAGAGCGACGTTTCCTTGGTAGTCAGATCTGACTACGATAGGGTATTGAAGCATGGCTACACAATCGAATCATGTGACTATGGCCGGTTAGAAGGTTGGAGACCCCACCATATTTACAGCAGCGTCGAGGACGCTGCTTCTGCCGCAGACAACCAAGGATACAACTATATTGTAGTGACTACCAAGAACATCATAGATGGGCCCGTTAATTCAAGGGTGTCCAACATCATCAGACCTGTGCTTGAGAAGAATAAAGAGCTACATGGGCCGCAATTGACGACACACATTTTACTGGTACAGAACGGAATCGATATTGAGAAGGAGATATGGGCGGAATTTCCCAGAGAGCAGTATCGTTACACGGTGCTTTCTGGCATCCAGTTAATCGGATCCACTAAGATCGGGTCAGGCCATATCAGTCAAGTGGGCCAGGACCACTTATCGTGTGGAGCTTTTGATCCACAGGACGCTGCTGCTATCCAGGCTGCCAACGACTTCGTCAGGATGTACAGCAACGAGGGGCAAAACTTTGTCGAATTTGACCCTAGGGTCCGTTACTCTCGGTGGAAGAAGTTGCTCTACAATGCAGCTATCAACACATCCACGGCACTTGTGGGGCTAGACGTTCCGCGTTGCCTGGAGTTTGGGGTTAACAAGAAGAGCACAGAAATTGAAGTGTTCCACCCTGCCATGAGGGAGATCATCGCCATTGCGGCGAGTGAAGGCATCATTATCGAAGAGGAGTTCATAACGATGTTTACAGAGATTACCAGGAAAAAGGTGTTCAAGCCATCCATGTGCGTGGACTGCGAGAAGGGCCAATTGATGGAGCTAGAAGTCATCCTAGGCAACCCCATAAGAATCGCGAAAAGAAACGGCGTCGCTACACCCACTCTTTCTATCTTATACAACCTACTTGTGCTAGTACAGGCCAAACTAAAGGAGCGGAAAGGCCTATTGAAGTTCGACGAAAAAACTGCCACTCTTGTGGACGAGTAG
- the CCT4 gene encoding chaperonin-containing T-complex subunit CCT4 (Subunit of the cytosolic chaperonin Cct ring complex; related to Tcp1p, required for the assembly of actin and tubulins in vivo) gives MSAKVPSNATFKNKEKPQEVRKANIIAARSVADAIRTSLGPKGMDKMIKTSRGEIIISNDGHTILKQMAILHPVARMLVEVSAAQDSEAGDGTTSVVILTGALLGAAERLLNKGIHPTIIADSFQSAAKRSVDILLEMCHKVSLSDREQLVRAASTSLSSKIVSQYSSFLAPLAVDSVLKISDENSKNVDLNDIRLVKKVGGTIDDTEMIDGVVLTQTAIKSAGGPTRKEKAKIGLIQFQISPPKPDTENNIIVNDYRQMDKILKEERAYLLNICKKIKKAKCNVLLIQKSILRDAVNDLALHFLSKLNIMVVKDIEREEIEFLSKGLGCKPIADIELFTEDRLGSADLVEEIDSDGSKIVRVTGIRNNNARPTVSVVIRGANNMIIDETERSLHDALCVIRCLVKERGLIAGGGAPEIEISRRLSKEARSMEGVQAFIWQEFASALEVIPTTLAENAGLNSIKVVTELRSKHENGELNDGISVRRSGTTNTYEEHILQPVLVSTSAITLASECVKSILRIDDIAFSR, from the coding sequence ATGTCTGCTAAAGTTCCATCTAACGCCACGTTTAAGAACAAGGAAAAACCTCAAGAGGTTCGCAAAGCCAACATCATCGCTGCACGTTCTGTTGCAGATGCCATCCGTACTTCATTGGGTCCCAAGGGTATGGACAAGATGATTAAGACATCTCGTGGAGAAATCATCATCTCTAATGATGGCCACACCATTCTAAAACAGATGGCCATTCTGCATCCGGTGGCCAGAATGCTAGTAGAGGTTTCTGCCGCGCAGGACTCGGAAGCCGGTGATGGTACCACTTCTGTGGTGATCTTGACCGGAGCTCTATTGGGTGCTGCTGAGAGGCTGTTAAACAAGGGCATCCATCCAACCATCATTGCGGACTCCTTTCAAAGTGCTGCGAAGAGATCTGTCGATATTCTTTTAGAAATGTGCCATAAGGTTTCGTTGAGCGATAGAGAACAGCTGGTTCGTGCTGCATCCACTTCTTTGAGTTCCAAGATTGTGTCTCAATACTCTTCGTTTTTGGCGCCCTTGGCAGTGGACTCCGTATTGAAGATATCTGATGAAAACTCTAAGAATGTTGACCTGAACGATATCAGACTGGTCAAAAAAGTTGGTGGTACCATTGATGACACAGAAATGATAGATGGTGTGGTCTTGACACAAACGGCAATCAAATCTGCTGGTGGTCCGAcaagaaaggaaaaagcaAAGATTGGGTTAATTCAATTCCAAATATCTCCTCCAAAGCCCGACAcagaaaataatatcatcGTTAATGACTATAGACAAATGGATAAGatccttaaagaagaaagagcGTATTTGCTAAATAtctgtaaaaaaattaaaaaggCCAAGTGTAACGTGCTGTTGATTCAGAAATCCATCTTGAGAGATGCGGTAAATGATTTGGCTCTTcatttcttgtcaaaattGAACATAATGGTGGTAAAGGATATCGAGAGAGAAGAAATCGAGTTTCTGTCGAAGGGCTTGGGTTGTAAGCCAATTGCTGATATAGAATTGTTCACCGAAGATAGATTGGGTTCCGCTGATTTAGTTGAGGAGATCGATAGCGATGGTTCCAAGATAGTTAGAGTAACTGGTATAAGAAACAATAATGCAAGACCAACCGTCTCTGTTGTTATTCGTGGTGCAAACAACATGATCATTGATGAAACAGAGCGTTCCCTCCATGATGCACTATGTGTTATTCGTTGTCTAGTGAAAGAGAGAGGTTTAATCGCTGGTGGTGGTGCTccagaaattgaaatatcCCGTAGGTTGAGTAAGGAAGCAAGGTCTATGGAAGGTGTACAGGCTTTTATTTGGCAAGAATTTGCCTCTGCTTTGGAAGTTATTCCAACGACTTTGGCTGAAAACGCAGGTTTGAATAGTATCAAAGTTGTCACAGAATTGCGCTCTAAGCATGAAAATGGTGAATTGAATGACGGTATCTCTGTTAGACGATCTGGTACTACGAACACCTATGAAGAACACATCTTACAACCCGTACTTGTTAGTACAAGTGCAATTACCTTAGCGTCTGAATGTGTTAAATCCATCTTACGTATTGATGATATTGCATTCAGCCGTTAA
- the CRD1 gene encoding cardiolipin synthase (Cardiolipin synthase; produces cardiolipin, which is a phospholipid of the mitochondrial inner membrane that is required for normal mitochondrial membrane potential and function and for correct integration of membrane-multispanning proteins into the mitochondrial outer membrane; required to maintain tubular mitochondrial morphology and functions in mitochondrial fusion; also required for normal vacuolar ion homeostasis), which produces MIQMVPIYSCSALLRRTIPKRPFYHVLSGLTVRFKVNPQLNYNLFRDLTRREYATNPSKTPHIKSKLLNIPNILTLSRIGCTPFIGLFIITNNLTPALGLFAFSSITDFMDGYIARKYGLKTIAGTILDPLADKLLMITTTLALSVPSGPQIIPVSIAAIILGRDVLLAISALFIRYSTLKLKYPGRVAWNSYWDIVRYPSAEVRPSQLSKWNTFFQMVYLGSGVLLLLYEKEEGCEKTEEDFEDRKQDFQKAFSYLGYVTATTTIMSGVSYALKRNAFKLLK; this is translated from the coding sequence ATGATTCAAATGGTGCCCATTTATTCATGCTCCGCATTACTTCGGAGAACTATACCGAAAAGGCCATTCTATCATGTGTTATCAGGGTTAACTGTACGCTTTAAGGTAAACCCGCAATTAAATTACAATCTTTTCAGAGATCTCACTAGGAGGGAATATGCTACCAATCCGAGTAAAACTCCTCATATAAAGAGCAAGTTGCTCAATATTCCCAACATTTTGACTTTATCACGAATAGGATGTACACCCTTTATCGGACTCTTCATTATAACGAATAATTTGACCCCAGCATTAGGTTTGTTTGCATTTTCCAGCATCACTGATTTTATGGATGGGTATATAGCAAGAAAATACGGCCTGAAAACCATTGCAGGAACCATATTAGATCCACTTGCAGATAAACTACTCATGATCACAACAACTTTGGCATTATCTGTACCATCCGGCCCTCAGATTATACCGGTATCTATTGCGGCGATAATTCTGGGTAGAGATGTGCTACTAGCCATAAGTGCTTTGTTTATACGATATAGCACTTTAAAGTTGAAATATCCTGGTCGTGTGGCATGGAATTCCTATTGGGATATTGTTCGCTATCCCAGCGCTGAGGTCAGACCTTCCCAACTATCAAAATGGAACACGTTTTTCCAAATGGTATATCTTGGATCTGGAGtattattacttttatATGAGAAAGAAGAGGGCTGTGAAAAAACCGAGGAGGATTTCGAAGATAGAAAACAGGACTTTCAAAAGGCCTTTAGCTATTTAGGGTATGTAACCGCCACGACCACAATAATGAGCGGAGTATCCTACGCATTAAAGAGAAACGCTTTTAAACTTTTAAAATAG
- the BPL1 gene encoding biotin--[acetyl-CoA-carboxylase] ligase BPL1 (Biotin:apoprotein ligase; covalently modifies proteins with the addition of biotin, required for acetyl-CoA carboxylase (Acc1p) holoenzyme formation; comparative analysis suggests that a mitochondrially targeted form may result from translation starting at a non-canonical codon upstream of the annotated start codon; human homolog HLCS can complement yeast BPL1 mutant), translated as MNVLVYNGPGTTPGSVKHAVESLRDFLEPYYAVSTVNVKVLQTEPWMSKTSAVVFPGGADLPYVQACQPIISRLKHFVSKQGGVFIGFCAGGYFGTSRVEFAQGDPTMEVSGSRDLRFFPGTSRGPAYNGFQYNSEAGARAVKLNLPDGSQFSTYFNGGAVFVDADKFDNVEILATYAEHPDVPSSDSGKGQSENPAAVVLCTVGRGKVLLTGPHPEFNVRFMRKSTDKHFLETVVENLKAQEIMRLKFMRTVLTKTGLNCNNDFNYVRAPNLTPLFMASAPNKRNYLQEMENNLAHHGMHANNVELCSELNAETDSFQFYRGYRASYDAASSSLLHKEPDEVPKTVIFPGVDEDIPPFQYTPNFDMKEYFKYLNVQNTIGSLLLYGEVVTSTSTILNNNKSLLSSIPESTLLHVGTIQVSGRGRGGNTWINPKGVCASTAVVTMPLQSPVTNRNISVVFVQYLSMLAYCKAILSYAPGFSDIPVRIKWPNDLYALSPTYYKRKNLKLVNTGFEHTKLPLGDIEPAYLKISGLLVNTHFINNKYCLLLGCGINLTSDGPTTSLQTWIDILNEERQQLHLDLLPAIKAEKLQALYMNNLEVILKQFINYGAAEILPSYYELWLHSNQIVTLPDHGNTQAMITGITEDYGLLIAKELVSGSSTQFTGNVYNLQPDGNTFDIFKSLIAKKVQS; from the coding sequence ATGAATGTATTAGTCTATAATGGCCCAGGGACTACGCCAGGATCAGTTAAGCATGCTGTTGAAAGTTTACGTGACTTTTTGGAACCCTATTACGCCGTCAGTACTGTCAATGTTAAGGTATTACAGACAGAACCATGGATGTCAAAGACCTCCGCTGTAGTTTTTCCTGGTGGTGCCGATCTTCCTTACGTTCAAGCTTGTCAACCCATTATTTCTCGATTGAAACATTTTGTTAGCAAACAAGGTGGTGTCTTTATCGGATTTTGTGCAGGAGGTTACTTTGGCACCAGCCGTGTAGAATTTGCTCAAGGTGACCCTACAATGGAAGTATCAGGAAGCAGGGATTTGCGATTCTTTCCGGGAACAAGCAGAGGACCTGCGTACAATGGATTTCAGTATAACAGCGAGGCCGGTGCACGTGCAGTTAAATTGAATCTTCCAGATGGCTCACAGTTCTCAACTTATTTCAATGGAGGAGCCGTTTTTGTTGATGCAgataaatttgataatgtCGAGATCTTGGCCACGTACGCAGAACACCCGGATGTGCCTTCTTCTGACTCAGGAAAAGGTCAAAGTGAAAACCCAGCTGCTGTAGTGCTATGTACGGTCGGAAGAGGAAAGGTTTTACTCACTGGACCACACCCTGAATTCAACGTCCGTTTTATGAGGAAATCCACAGATAagcattttcttgaaaccGTTGTGGAAAACCTGAAAGCACAGGAAATCATGAGGTTGAAATTTATGAGAACGGTTCTTACCAAAACTGGGTTGAATTGTAATAATGACTTCAATTATGTAAGAGCTCCAAATTTGACACCACTGTTTATGGCTAGTGCACCTAATAAGCGGAATTACTTgcaagaaatggaaaacaaCTTAGCTCATCATGGAATGCATGCAAATAATGTTGAACTCTGCTCAGAATTAAACGCCGAAACTGACTCTTTCCAATTTTATAGAGGCTATAGAGCCTCTTACGATGCAGCAAGTTCGTCCTTGCTTCATAAAGAGCCAGATGAGGTTCCTAAGACCGTAATATTTCCTGGCgtagatgaagatattcCACCATTTCAATATACGCCCAATTTTGACATGAAAGAATACTTCAAGTATCTGAATGTTCAAAACACCATAGGTTCTTTACTTCTATATGGTGAAGTTGTTACATCAACGAGTACCAtattgaataataataaatccTTATTAAGTTCGATCCCTGAAAGCACTTTACTTCACGTGGGTACTATTCAGGTTTCTGGGCGTGGGAGAGGTGGTAACACTTGGATTAATCCTAAAGGTGTTTGCGCATCAACGGCCGTCGTAACAATGCCGCTTCAATCGCCTGTGACTAATCGAAATATATCAGTTGTTTTTGTCCAGTATCTTTCTATGCTTGCTTACTGTAAGGCGATACTTTCGTACGCTCCTGGATTTTCAGATATTCCTGTTAGGATCAAATGGCCCAATGACCTTTATGCTTTGAGCCCCACCTACTATAAGCGTAAAAACTTGAAATTGGTTAACACCGGTTTTGAGCATACAAAGTTGCCCTTAGGTGATATCGAGCCCGCTTATCTTAAGATCTCTGGTTTATTAGTTAATACCCACTTCATAAACAATAAATATTGTTTGCTACTTGGCTGTGGTATAAATTTGACTAGTGATGGTCCTACAACTTCATTACAAACTTGGATTGATATCCTGAATGAAGAACGCCAACAATTACACCTTGATTTATTGCCAGCAATAAAGGCAGAAAAGCTGCAGGCACTCTATATGAATAACCTTGAGGTCATATTAAAACAGTTTATTAACTACGGAGCTGCGGAAATATTGCCAAGTTATTATGAGTTGTGGTTACATAGTAACCAAATAGTAACATTACCAGATCACGGAAATACGCAAGCCATGATTACTGGTATCACGGAAGACTACGGTTTACTGATTGCAAAAGAATTGGTAAGCGGTAGTTCCACTCAATTTACAGGAAACGTTTATAATTTACAGCCGGACGGTAACACTTTTGATATCTTCAAGAGCTTAATTGCTAAAAAGGTTCAGAGTTAA